The following nucleotide sequence is from Mustelus asterias unplaced genomic scaffold, sMusAst1.hap1.1 HAP1_SCAFFOLD_2426, whole genome shotgun sequence.
gagagagtgtgtgtctgagtgtgtgagagagtgtgtgtgcgagagagagagagtgtgtgtgtgtgtgagattatgtgtgtgtctaagagtgtgtaagagagagtgtgtgtgtgagctgatctttttctacagtctatcggtaactgcaacacgatattctgcaccctttcctctccttctccctgtgtactctatgtacagaatgttttgtctgtatagcgcacaagaaacaatacttttcactgcatcccaattcaaatcaatcaaatcaaatcaaattaacacggtgaagtttggaccctgtggggtgacagttgtctgaatacagattctatcttattgtaacattcaggtaccacgtgtcctgagctcaccagcgttctgtctgtattgtgtgaatccagtcttgaaatatccactcatgttgctaattctgccaagacagaaacagaaatagtgtttgaattctccgtgattagaccccttaacgataaacaacatggtggatgagagggatagagagggagagggtgagagggatagagagggagagggagagagagatagagagaggaagagagagagatggagcgatgcagagtaacagagagatagggagagggagcaatgcagagagtaacagttagacagtgaggaatagagattaattcagatgggtagtgagtgacaggggagtccgagacgctacataaacaaggtaaagatttgaaaatggaggagtgtttcttacccacttttaaaagacaatccacactcacaccagtcacatttcacactctctgctcagtcctgtgttggggggtgttgagtgtgggatcagtgtttgcttttctcaaaccgcagtgatattcccaacaagggcaagacgtttcagtgtttaaaactgtaaacatttaaaaacaaaagcagacaggatttggttaaatctcacgggatccagggtgaggtagccaaatggatataaaataggctggatgacagaagacagagggtggttgtagagggttgtttttttggtcaaactggaggcctgtgaccagcggggtgcctcagggatcggtgctgggtccactgttattggtcatctatattaatgatttggatgggaatttaggaggcatggtttgtaagtttgcagttgacaccaagatttgtggcatagtgaacagtgaagaaggttatctcgggttgcaatgggatcttgatcaattgggccagtgggctgttgaatggcagatggagtttaatttagataaatgcaaggtgatacattttggtggatcgaaccaacacaggacttactcagttaatggtagggtgttgctgagagttacagaacaaagagatctcgggggtacagattgacagctccttgaaagtggagtcacaggtggatagagtggtgaagaaggcattccacatgcttggtttcattggtcagaacatggaatacaggagttgggacgtcttgttgaagttgtacaagacattggtaagaccacacttggaatgctgtgtattgttctggtcacccttatagaaaggagattattaagcaagaaagtgtgcagaaaagaatgactgggatgctatggggtcctgatggtttgagttataatgagaggctggatactctgggactttttttcccttgagttggcttagtggtgttcttatagaggtctctaaaataatgagggcatggatacagcagctttacagaaccttagttaggccgcacttggaatatagtgttcaattctgatcgacacacgaccagaaagatgtggagaatttggagagggttcagaaaagatttaccaggatgttgcctggtatggagggcattagctctgaggagagattggagaaacttggtttgttctcactggaacgacggaggttgaggggcgacctgatagaattcaacaagattatgagaggcatggacagagtggatagtcaggagctttttcccagggttgaagagtcaattactagggggcacaggtttaaggtgcgagggacaaggtttaaaggagatgtacgaggcaggttttttacacagagggtggtgggtgcctggaactcgctgccgggggagggagtggaagcagatacgacagtgagttttacggaacgtctggacaaatacatgaataggatgggaatagagggatacggtccccggaagggtagggggtcttagttcagtcgggcagcatggttggtgcaggcatggagggccgaagggactgttcctgtgctgtaattcctgtccccatcaaacacttccaggacaggtacagcacagggttaggtacagagtaaagctccctcgacactgtccccattaaacactcgcaggacagggacagcacgggtttagatccagagtgaagctccctctacactgtccccatcaaacactcccaggacaggtacagcacagggttagatacagagtaaagctccctctgcactatccccatcaaacactcgcaggacaggtacagcacggggttagatacagagtaaagctccctctacactttccccatcaaacactcgcaggacagggacagcacgggtttagatccagagtgaagctccctctagactgtccccatcaaacactcccaggacagatacagcacggggttagatacagagtgaagctccctcgacactgtccccatcaaacactcccaggacaggtacagcacggggttaggtacagagtaaagctccctcgacactgtccccattaaacactcgcaggacagggacagcacgggtttagatccagagtgaagctccctctacactgtccccatcaaacactcccaggacagatacagcacggggttagatacagagtgaagctccctcgacactgtccccatcaaacactcccaggacaggtacagcacggggttagatacagagtgaagctccctcgacactgtccccatcaaacactcccaggacaggtacagcacggggttagatacagagtgaagctccctcgacaatgtccccatcaaacactcccaggacaggtacagcacggggttcgatacagctcaaatcttcctcgacattttgcaccatcattgtgtgtgtgtgtgtgtgtgtgtgtgtgagagagaatgtgtgtgcgagagagagagagtgtgtgtgtgtgtgagagagagattgtgtgagagagagtgtgcgagagagtgtgagtgtgtgagagagagagtgtgtgtgtgagagagtgtgtgtgcgagagagagagtgcgagagtgagagtgtgtgcgagagtgagtgtgtgcgagagagagtgtgtgcgagagagcgtgtgtgcgagagagagtgtgtgcgagagagagtgtgtgcgagagagagtgtgtgtgtgtgtgagagagattgtgtgcgagagagtgtgtgcgaaagtgtgtgtatgagagagagtgtgtgtatagaacatagaacatagaacattacagcgcagaacaggcccttcggcccacgatgttgcaccgaccagttaaaaaaaaacatcggGATCTGAAAATTTGTGcatctgaagggatttaattgacCATCTCAGTTGGAAACTGGTGAGAATCCGTTCATCTGCTCCtcgtgtgggaagggattgatCAGCTGGTAAACATGCTGACACGACAGCGAGCTCGCAACAGTGAgagttcattcacctgctccgtgtgtgggaagaaattcatgtgttcgtccaacctgctggctcaccaactcgatcacattgatgagaagcctcttcaaagctctgactctGGGGACAGCGTTGAGACGTCTGAGGAACAGgcccaacaccagctccttcacattgacgagagaccgttcagctgctcccactgcgggaagaggttcagccagtcctcccgccttgcagagcaccagctccttcacacacacgagagaccgttcagctgcactcATTGTGGAGAGTCATTCAGTGactcagtgcatctcactgagcaccaacaagttcacaccaaggacaggccattcagctgctcccagtgtgggaagagattcactcagtcctcccactgcaccGTTCACCAACTGGTTCATTCTcagaagagacattttaaatgctttaaatgtgagaagaccttcaaaagaaggattagtctgctgagacaccagggcactcacaccggggagaagccgtacccctgttctgtttgtgggaagagatttgctcattcatctcatcttctgacacacaagcgagttcacactggggagaggcctttcctctgctccctgtgtgggaagagattcactcgatttTCACGCCTTTTGACACACaagagtattcacactggagggaAACCATTCACCTCCTCAATGTGTAGAAAGGAAGAAGTTCAATCAACTGACCAGCTgacacaccaacaagttcacactggggagaagctgttcacctgctcggtgtgtgggaaggaattcactcggtcTTACTATCTTCTGaggcaccggcgagttcacactggggagaggccattcctctgctccgtgtgtgggaagatgtTTCCTTGTTCATCCCAGCTTGTGATGCACGAgcgtgttcacacaggggagaggccttaCGCTTGCCCTGTGTGCGGGAAAGCATTTGCTTCTTCACAACACCTGCTGAGACATCGGcctgttcacaccggggagagggcgttcatctgctccgagtgtgggaaggcttTCACCGAGTCATCCAGCCTCCGGACACACCGCCgcactcacacaggggagaagccgttctcctgctccatttgtggcaagagattcactcagtcgtctgacctgctgagacaccaatacattcacacaggggacaggccgttcacctgctctgtgtgtgggaagggattcattgattcatcctgcctgcagagacaccagcgagttcacaccggggagagaccattcacctgctctgtgtgtgggaagggatacactcaggtatccagcctgcagagacaccagcgagttcacactgggacagAACCGTTCgcctgctccctgtgtgggaagggattcactgatccatcccgcctgcagagacaccagcgagttcacactggggcaaaacctttcaactgctccatgtgtgggaagggatttaatcagtattacagcctgctgaaacatagacgacttcatgtgtgaccggcaaagttggattctgttgtttctgcgccctgagataaacaataacaattagaacatagaacatagaaagccacagcacaaacaggcccttcggcccacaagttgcgccgatcacatccccacctctaggcctatctatagccctcaatcccattaaatcccatgtactcatccagaagtctcttaaaagaccccaacgagtttgcctccaccaccaccgatgtcagccgattccactcacccaccaccctctgagtgaaaaacttacccctgacatctcctctgtacctaccccccagcaccttaaacctgtgtcctctcgtagcaaccatttcagcccttggaaatagcctctgggagtcgaccctatccagacctctcaacatcttgtaaacctctatcaggtcacctctcatccttcgtctctccagggagaagagaccaagctccctcaacctatcctcataaggcatgccccccaatccaggcaacatccttgtaaatctcctctgcaccctttcaatggcttcaacatctttcctgtaatgaggtgaccagaactgcgcgcagtactccaagtggggtctaaccagggtcctataaagctgcagcattatctcccgactcctaaactcaatccctcgattaatgaaggccagtacgccgtacgccttcttgaccgcatcctccacttgcgaggccgatttaagagtcctatggacccggaccccaaggtccttctgatcctctacactgctaagaatggtacccttcatattatactgctgcttcatcccatt
It contains:
- the LOC144489672 gene encoding uncharacterized protein LOC144489672 — its product is MLTRQRARNSESSFTCSVCGKKFMCSSNLLAHQLDHIDEKPLQSSDSGDSVETSEEQAQHQLLHIDERPFSCSHCGKRFSQSSRLAEHQLLHTHERPFSCTHCGESFSDSVHLTEHQQVHTKDRPFSCSQCGKRFTQSSHCTVHQLVHSQKRHFKCFKCEKTFKRRISLLRHQGTHTGEKPYPCSVCGKRFAHSSHLLTHKRVHTGERPFLCSLCGKRFTRFSRLLTHKSIHTGGKPFTSSMCRKEEVQSTDQLTHQQVHTGEKLFTCSVCGKEFTRSYYLLRHRRVHTGERPFLCSVCGKMFPCSSQLVMHERVHTGERPYACPVCGKAFASSQHLLRHRPVHTGERAFICSECGKAFTESSSLRTHRRTHTGEKPFSCSICGKRFTQSSDLLRHQYIHTGDRPFTCSVCGKGFIDSSCLQRHQRVHTGERPFTCSVCGKGYTQVSSLQRHQRVHTGTEPFACSLCGKGFTDPSRLQRHQRVHTGAKPFNCSMCGKGFNQYYSLLKHRRLHV